Proteins encoded in a region of the marine bacterium B5-7 genome:
- a CDS encoding antitoxin HicB — protein MNTLKYKGYIGSIEASLDDNCLYGKVLHIRSLILYEAKTVLQLEKSFKHAVDEYLSDCEQKNIEPNRPFRGSLNIRIGETLHKTAAQLADRAETSLNEYIRTAVANQVEKDKRKPAR, from the coding sequence GTGAACACATTAAAATATAAAGGCTACATTGGCTCCATAGAAGCAAGCCTTGATGATAATTGTTTGTATGGAAAAGTATTGCATATCCGTTCACTTATTTTGTATGAGGCAAAAACTGTACTTCAGCTTGAAAAGTCCTTCAAGCATGCCGTTGATGAATACCTCTCTGACTGCGAACAGAAAAATATCGAGCCAAACAGACCCTTTCGAGGTTCACTCAATATCCGTATTGGTGAAACGCTGCATAAAACTGCCGCCCAACTTGCTGATCGTGCAGAAACCTCATTAAACGAATATATTCGCACCGCCGTTGCCAACCAAGTCGAGAAAGACAAAAGAAAACCCGCGCGATGA
- a CDS encoding hypothetical protein (frameshifted, deletion at around 67268,67238) translates to MFKSHLFFIACLPLCAHASLWQRPDQINAKVTQRSNHSYRQKNYVASAKQLQTINTPVAHYNRGNALALSGKYESAIKAYDSALKQDPNLEDAKINRDIVKKLLDKQKKKQKDKKDKKNQNKKKNKKQPKQNNSKSQTGKKKQPSQPTPKEKKKNNAAKKGTGKDGKLKHFYQQVPDDPGGLLKNKFLRDYQRYEEEGRLR, encoded by the coding sequence ATGTTTAAATCTCATCTATTTTTTATTGCTTGTTTGCCTCTGTGCGCCCATGCCTCGCTCTGGCAACGCCCCGACCAAATCAATGCGAAAGTAACACAGCGATCAAATCACTCCTATCGACAAAAAAACTATGTGGCCAGCGCAAAACAATTGCAAACGATTAACACCCCCGTTGCACATTACAATCGCGGGAATGCGCTCGCACTTTCCGGCAAGTATGAATCCGCAATCAAAGCCTATGATAGTGCTTTAAAACAAGACCCCAACCTTGAAGATGCTAAAATCAATCGCGACATTGTGAAAAAATTGTTAGACAAACAAAAGAAAAAACAAAAAGACAAAAAGGACAAAAAAAACCAGAACAAAAAGAAAAACAAAAAACAACCTAAACAAAACAACTCAAAATCACAGACAGGAAAGAAAAAACAACCCAGCCAACCAACGCCCAAAGAAAAGAAAAAAAACAATGCTGCGAAAAAAGGAACGGGCAAAGATGGAAAGCTAAAACACTTTTACCAACAAGTGCCCGACGATCCAGGCGGTTTATTAAAAAATAAGTTTTTACGTGATTATCAGCGTTATGAGGAAGAGGGGAGACTGAGGTGA